Proteins from a genomic interval of Anolis sagrei isolate rAnoSag1 chromosome 1, rAnoSag1.mat, whole genome shotgun sequence:
- the MRPL19 gene encoding large ribosomal subunit protein bL19m yields MRLSCWRSAHSLTIMAAVWNRTCALPGVPRGRCLSLSFERLSSNDEKPTKFKPPPKPVIVDESKLRATDRKFLSPEFIPPRGRYNPLKFHIERRDMVQRRKVMNIPEFYAGSILAVTAADPYANGKTSTFVGICVQRSGKGLGGTFILRNVIEGQGIEICYELYNPLIQEIKVLKLEKRLDDNLMYLRDALPEYSTVDVNMKPIPVPMNEDVPVNKMKVKMKPRPWSKRWEHPKFNIQSIDFDLYLNEKAKEKVEKWKMPWREFDMMKEYDTSKIEKKIWEEVNKELEGKV; encoded by the exons ATGCGCCTCAGCTGTTGGAGAAGCGCCCATTCCCTAACAATCATGGCGGCTGTTTGGAACAGGACCTGTGCTCTGCCAGGAGTCCCCCGCGGCA GgtgcctttctctttcttttgaacGCCTCAGCTCTAATGATGAAAAACCAACAAAATTTAAGCCGCCTCCAAAACCAGTCATTGTGGATGAGTCAAAACTTCGTGCAACAGACAGaaa GTTTCTCAGTCCTGAATTTATCCCTCCTCGGGGGAGATATAATCCTTTGAAATTCCACATTGAAAGGAGAGACATGGTGCAAAGGAGGAAAGTAATGAATATTCCAGAATTCTATGCTG GAAGCATACTTGCTGTTACTGCAGCAGATCCCTATGCCAATGGAAAGACCAGCACTTTTGTAGGAATTTGTGTTCAGCGATCAGGAAAAGGACTTGGTGGAACCTTCATACTTCGAAATGTCATAGAAGGACAGG GTATTGAAATTTGCTATGAACTGTACAACCCTTTAATCCAAGAAATCAAGGTTCTGAAACTAGAGAAAAGATTGGATGATAACCTGATGTATTTACGAGACGCTCTTCCGGAGTACAGCACTGTTGATGTTAATATGAAACCTATACCAGTTCCAATGAATGAAGATGTTCCTGTGAACAAG ATGAAGGTCAAAATGAAACCAAGACCCTGGTCAAAACGCTGGGAGCATCCAAAGTTCAATATCCAAAGCATCGATTTTGACTTATATCTCAACGAAAAAGCCaaagaaaaagtagaaaaatGGAAAATGCCTTGGAGAGAATTCGATATGATGAAAGAGTATGATACAtcaaaaattgaaaagaaaatctgGGAAGAAGTGAACAAAGAGCTGGAGGGGAAAGTATAG